ataattgtttttgaaagattaaaaaacataaaaattttaacaaataaataaaatattataaaatattattgtttaatttggtATAGTAACCAAACTTAATGTTCTTGGATTCAACGTTGTAGTGAGACTCAAatcttttagatttaaaaattttaagatattttaaaagtaagtCCGCGCATACCACAACACTTAACTAAtaactagttacatgacccgcgCGATACCGCGggtcatttgtttttgtatacaaaatataaaaaaataaaaatttaaaaatcttgagtttttctgcaaagttatacccaagaatcttgggtgcGGCTGCAACGCctaacctaaaaataatatttataatattaataataacattaaacttgcatgatccaagtttaagtgagcctaacTGCAACACCAgatccaagaatattggatatgGGCCTTGCtacaaggtcgtgtcataaaagtgtgataattaaatagattaattaaaaaaaaacaaaggaaaaaaaatcaacatgaaaaaaaaaaattaatgaagaaaaagaataaaaaattgaattaattgggttaaccctttaaaccatgTTATctcgtaaaacctgggattcaaataatgaaagtttgataattaaatagaaaaaaaaataggtttacccagaattaactgggttaacccattaaatcaagttaacccgtcaagtccaagatacatgtcatgaaagtctgataattaaatagaaaaaaaattaactttaacaaactaaactaaatgaaaaaaataattaaaaaaaaaatccaggttaacttgtcaaatcaggttaacccatcaaacctgagatccgtatcatgaaaatctgataattaaataaaaaaaattaacattaataaactaaataaaaaaaattcattaaaaaaaattttttaaaaaaaagaagaagaaaaacacagttatataattataattataattataatatattaataagtaaatatatggAAAAGCTGCCCTAGTTTTCCCATACCTTTTAAAAGTATtacttaataaataagaaattcatAGCCTGCTTTTGATGGATTTGATGGAATCGTCAAAGTGGAAACCAATTTCAGACTGTCCAAAAAACAGTTCCTTATCCCCTTTGATTCCAGGAAACTCACTGAGGGACTTAAATGGTATCTTCCTCGACAGCCAAGTCAAAACCGTCATGGTCCTCCTATTATAAACAGAGAAGACCAGTATGATCTTTAATAACCATATGCCTCTACACAAGGAGaggagacttttttttttctttttttgaagaaGGTAATTCatctaattagatttttagttttttttttaatattattagtttgaatttattagtttttataccattaattaaaaacttatataattattaacttaaaatttaaaaaattaattgagatacatATAAAtctaacatttaaattattcttagaaaaaaaaggctttattcttgtctatattatttttatgcagAATTCTTCTATACTTTCAATGAGAGCGGCAACAATTTCTTGCCTACAAACCACGGTGATCAGAAGCTATGAATTTCTTTTCTTGCCCACCAACCACGGTTATCAGATTTTTCTAGAAAgacctgtttgtttttatatattttaaaagtgtttttaaaaaaatttaaatttttttattttttattaattttaaattaatatatttttagtgtttttaaattattttaatgtacttatatcaaaaataattttaaaaaaataaaaaaatattattaacatatattttaacataaaaaatcatttaaaaaacaactacaccCATACCAATAGAAGCTCAACTAGACACGCATGGTCCTCGGAAGCTATGAATTTCTTGCCCACAAACCACGGTGATCAGACTTTTCTACtaggatttgtttgtttttatattttaaaagtatttttaaaaaaaattaaattttttttttatttttttataaacttcaaattaatatatttttagtatttttaaattattttgatgtgctgatatcaaaataatttttaaaaaataaaaaaaaatattattaatatttattttaacataaaaattatttaaaaaagaaccaCAATATAAAACTTAACTAGACACGCATAGTCCTCGGAAGCTATAAATTTCTTGCCCGCAAACCACGGTGATCAGACTTTTCTACTAGACACGCATGGTCCAGCTCGGAAGCTATAAATTTGTACAGTCTCCACATTGTTGATACACAGAACAAGCTCTTGAGATCCAAAATGGTTTTCCAGGCAAAAACTATTACTCTTCTTCTATCCATCTTTGCTGTCTCCTTATGCAAACCCTCAAATGGTGCAGGCATCGCCATCTATTGGGGCCAAGGCCAAGATGGCAATGAAGGCAGCTTAGCTGATACTTGTAACTCAGGAAACTATCAATTTGTGAACGTAGCTTTCCTATCTAGATTCGGCAATGACCAACCTCCAGAGCTGAACCTAGCAGCCCATTGTGACCCCAGCGCCGGTACCTGCACCGGCATAAGCAATGACATTAGATCTTGTCAAAATCAAGGAATCAAGGTGCTACTTTCCATTGGAGGTGCTAAAGGCAGCTACTCCCTTTCATCGGCCGACGATGCAGGGCAAGTTGCAAACTATATCTGGAATAACTTCCTTGGTGGTCAGTCCAGCTCACGTCCGCTAGGCGATGCCATCCTAGATGGGGTTGATTTTGACATCGAGTCAGTCTCAGGCCAGTTCTGGGATGATCTTGCTAGGGCACTTAATGGCTTTAGCCAACAAACGAAGGTATACTTAGCTGCAGCTCCACAATGCATCTTCCCTGATGCTAGTCTAGACACTGCAATCCAAACTGGCCTATTTGATTACGTGTGGGTTCAATTCTATAACAATCCTTCATGTCAATACGTAAATGATGCTACCGGTCTCTTGAATGCATGGAACCAATGGACCGCAGTTCAATCCAGTCAAATATTCCTGGGACTACCTGCTGCTCCCGAGGCAGCCCCTAGTGGTGGATTCATCCCTCCCGATGTGCTCATTTCTCAGGTCCTTCCATCTATCAAGGGTTCACCAAAGTATGGAGGCGTTATGCTCTGGAGCAAGCAGTATGACAATGGGTATAGCGCAGCTATAAAGGGCAGTGTCTAGATTTTTTTCAGCCCTGCTCTTCCGCATGCTGTGTGCTCCTGATTCctgaataaatttgatatatatatatatatatatatatatatatatatatatccacagCATGTTTGATCTAAAGAGTGTATGCGGCAATCAGAATATTATGTTTACTTAAATTTCAAGCTAAATAAAACGAAATTACAGTTCCCTGACAAGGAAAATATAATCAATTTACCAGTGAATTCCTTAtagtgttttttgttcttttttcttgttcatcACGCTCAACAAAAGTCTTGTGGTTGTGGAGTAACTTTATGCCTTCTAAGGTGTTGACAATGTTTTATGAGTTGTTCAAATGACTTAGAGTCTCCAAAACTCAGCTGGGGTGTCTAAATTTTTCCACTCGATCCATGAATGCAAATCccttgatatattaatttgctGACATTTTCAAAGGCAAaatgtgaaagaaagaaaagtagtCAAACAAATGAATATTGAATCAACGAGACTAAGGTTAACACGAATAAAGGAATTTTTAGGATTATGGTAGCGATCAtggttcaaagtattttttatttaaaaatacattaaaataatattttttttatttataaaaattaattttgagatcaacacatcaaaataatctgaaaatataaaaaaaattaaacaaaaaattaaataaaattcgaGGGAATACGGTttcaaccgcgttcccaaacggaGCTAAAAACCCATTTTACTGGAGAATGAACAAGAAATAGgaatttaataatcaattatttagattaaaacttacggttttattgaaattaaaccATGGGTTATTTCCTTTTAAATCCATAATTTAATATCCCAAAAATACTACATACTAAAATCTAgcaataaattaatcatttgCTTTAGTCAAAATAAGAGCTACTCTAAAATCTAAATAAGGTTTTTGCAATAaccaaaacaattttattatgaACAGGAACTATgtagatatatattaaataaggaaaccaattaaaaaataaataatttgattataacAACCACTCGTCATGCTTGACGGGAAAAAAATAGTAGTTcatatgctttaaaaaaattatatatgtattaaattttattagttacCAAAGCTTTATTCATTTCAACAATAGTTTTAATATTGTCAaatttagttataaaaataGGTAAATGGTTAATTTAAACAGTGAATTGtttaaaacaaaagacatatttcctatttttctcatataagtaataagtaaataacaaactttaaaaaataattattatcttatGTCAATTTCTTACATagcatagtatttttttttcttatattataacTATCCATTGATTagcttttaagaaataaatttaatatttctctAAGTTGGTCTTCGAGACTGTGCATAggaaattatagttttatagcattattgagattttttgaaaaattaacttcgagttttcttccaaaaaaataaatttgttaggTGTATTTGTAAGGCTTTcacttttgttttctatttgattGAAATTTGGTAGGTTTATTTTGTTGAATGTGTTTGAAATATTCAATGCCCAGCTAGTACAAAAAAATCTTAGAACTTCtagaagttagaaaaaaaacgaaaaaaaaaaaaagaggagagagaatTCAAACACATAGCCGCCCAACTAATCTGACTTATAAAGCTGGCTTGTTATTAGATAATTTACAAAGCcagataaactttttttaaaaaaaaaggtttaagaaaATATCTCCAGTTAGCGTGtttctttggaaaaaaaaaacatataaaaacttgaagttaaaaataatctaaataattgagagagagaacaaattatttaactaaagaaatttcaatatagcatatttaaaaaattatattaaaataacataatattattaaattaaattaaatcaaatcaaatcaagttaatatgttaaatttattattcGAATAATAAAAATGTGGTAATCTCatggaagtaaataaaaaaatatattaaaaattaatttttaattaatttaatattaaaaaataaaattaaaaaaataaaataaaaataaaaaaacttaactcaATTAGAGTTAGCATGTCAAACATAAATCATGAGACCaatataatctaataaaaaacaaaacaaaataagttatgaagttcaattcctaatcaattcaatattgaatgataaaattaaaaaaaaataaaaaaaaatacatgagtcAACTCAGTTTaacacatcaatttttttttttttttcagatcatGAAACTGAGATagcattataaaaaaacaaataaaaataaattattaagtttaattctcaattaacccaacaataaaggataaaattaaaaacaaaaatttcatgtATCAAAAAACTCGAAACAACCGGATTAAACCATAAAACTAGCAactcaaatcataaaattaaaataacctcgtaaaaataaactaaaataaattatcaacctcaataaatctaaaagtaaaaattaaaattaaaacaaagtgcTGAAAAGGAGGGATCACTGTTCCCCTCCTCACAAATTCCTGTTACAATTAGTTCTTGTTAATTATTGCCGTGTAAGTTAGAAGAGAAAAGTGTTCAATTCATTATAGTTGTCAAACATGCATGTCTACTCATGTTCTGGCCTTTTCTTCTTGTAGTGATTCATCTGCCTTAAAAAATGCACAACGGTGACGTTTGAACTTCAATCTTATCCAGCTAACACATAAATGCTCCTTGCCTTGACTCAGCTAAGTTGCCTATCTGCCTCGtgctctattttttattttctaaatgctctgtttttttatttcaatggaAAAGACAGCACTGCGCTTTGGGAAACCACTATTATTAAATCCGTAgttgttttagtttaaaaaactattttaaaaaaatattattttaaatttatttaagttaattatagttaatattataaatttataaactaaATTTTGTATCAAGTTATTACTGAGATGGGTTTAAGCAATTAAATATTGTGgcagaggttttttttttcaagttattactGAAATGagtttatgtaattaaaaattatagtaatagttgctttttaaaatattttttatttaaaaaaatatttttaatattagtatattaaaattatcaaaataaaattaatttaaaagtaaaaaaaataaaaaatctttcaaaaaacattttattttaaaaaataatttatacggAACAATGTTGATTTGGAAGAGAAAAGAGTTTAATGCATAACCACTGTAGATTAATTTTCATGGAAGTTTGAACATTTTTCACTTGGGTAGCATCCGTCCCTGGGCATGGGAGctagaataattaataaaagtaacaagttaaattataagttagtcactattttttttaagaaaataataaactgGTCTGTTTAGGGGTGTTTGatattgaaattcaattttttttttattaaattttggttttgttcttcaaattaaatgtattttagtgtttttggattgttttgatatgctgatattaaaaataaattttaataaaataaaaaatattattttaatttatttctaagtaaaaaatactttaaaaaacaacttttattatatttttaaatatttttgtttaaaaaaatcacacattAATCTCTTGGCAATCTTTCATCATCGgcttataaacaaaaaatatattatttttcaattaaaaacaaaaaaaatacaataaaatagttcaattaaaaacaaaaaaaaaacatttcattgaCATGTAAGGGTTTATTAGATATTACAAGAGTGTTGCATCTTGCATGTATTTCTTCGAGTTAAAGTTGTTTTACAATTATTTGAGAATCTacttctagttattttttaaaatgtattttatttaaaaatatattaaaatgatattttttatttttttaaaagttatatttgatattagtaaatcaaataatttaaaaatataaaaataaattaatttaaaatgaagataaaaataaaaaaattaaatattttttaaaatagttttaaaatataaaaacaaacagttgaatctttcatgattttatttttattttattttgtatgtgcGGGAAAAGTTAGATATGTGGTTGTTTGAACTTGgagaaaactaaattaaaatttaactatgaAGTGAGAAGTGATGAGACAGGGAGGTAAGTCAAAAGCCTTCAGCAGCATTATTAgtctttcatgattttatttttattttattttgtatgtgtGGGAAAAGTTAATATGTGGTTATTTGTACTTGGAgaagactaaattaaaatttaattatgaagtGAGAATTGATGAGACAGGGAGGTAAGTCAAAAGCCTTCAGCAGCATTATTagagtttgataaaaaatattatagatattattttttaaaaaaatatttttattttaaattatattaaaataatattttattattattataaatttatttttaatattaaaacatcaaaatataataaaatattaatttaaaactatcaATAAAAAACACGGTTGGATAATAATGTTAAACAAATCCTTAGCAAATACTTGTTTTTGTGTTGAATCTGCTttacaaaatgtttttcaaactattttttatttaaaatattattaaattaattattttatgtttttttgataattttcatatcttattataaaaaataaaataaaatctaaaatatatattattttaatatatttttaattaaaaaaatatttttttaaaattaccttACTCCCACTTTACCGAATACACATTTAATATTGGATGCACAATTGAGCTTAACATTcctttcttgtaaaaaaaacaaaaaaaaactattcattctAATATCTTTGACGAGGAGGCGTGCaaaatcatttcttttaaactttaaagtGAAAATATTTGGATTCTGGAGAATAAAATCTCCTTATTTGAAGTCAACCAACTCGGCTTGGAGACCTCTCACCGATTAATTGTATGCATACAGCTAGCAAAGCAGATGTTGCTTTCGTAGGGTCAAATTTTCCTAGTGGAGGCCCTCTTGGGCTCTTATATAATTGGCAATCCTTTGCCATTAGAGACacaaaaaacaatccaaaccTTTTGGGTAGTTGGCAAATATGGCCAAATATTCAAAAGCCACCCTCCTTCTCCTTCCTCTCCTGGTCCTTTTGCTAATTAAATCCTCTCATGCTGCTGGTGGGATTTCAATCTACTGGGGTCAAAAATGGCAATGAAGGAACCCTAGCTCAGACATGTGCCACGGGAAGATATGCTTATGTTAACATAGCTTTTCTCAACAAGTTTGGCAATGGTCAAACCCCAGAAATGAACCTTGCTGGACATTGCAACCCCGCAAACGGTGGCTGTACAATTGTCAGCGGTGGCATCAAGAGTTGTCAGCAGCAAGGGATCAAGGTGCTGCTTTCTCTCGGTGGTGGCATTGGAAACTATACTCTAGCCTCTAAAGACGATGCCAGAAACTTTGCAGATTACTTGTGGAACAATTTCTTAGGTGGACAATCATCTTCTCGTCCTCTAGGTGATGCTGTTCTGGATGGCATTGATTTTGACATCGAGCAAGGATCAACTCTATATTGGGAGGATCTTGCTCGTTTCTTATCTAAATATGGAAGAAAAGTGTATTTAGCAGCAGCTCCTCAGNNNNNNNNNNNNNNNNNNNNNNNNNNNNNNNNNNNNNNNNNNNNNNNNNNNNNNNNNNNNNNNNNNNNNNNNNNNNNNNNNNNNNNNNNNNNNNNNNNNNNNNNNNNNNNNNNNNNNNNNNNNNNNNNNNNNNNNNNNNNNNNNNNNNNNNNNNNNNNNNNNNNNNNNNNNNNNNNNNNNNNNNNNNNNNNNNNNNNNNNNNNNNNNNNNNNNNNNNNNNNNNNNNNNNNNNNNNNNNNNNNNNNNNNNNNNNNNNNNNNNNNNNNNNNNNNNNNNNNNNNNNNNNNNNNNNNNNNNNNNNNNNNNNNNNNNNNNNNNNNNNNNNNNNNNNNNNNNNNNNNNNNNNNNNNNNNNNNNNNNNNNNNNNNNNNNNNNNNNNNNNNNNNNNNNNNNNNNNNNNNNNNNNNNNNNNNNNNNNNNNNNNNNNNNNNNNNNNNNNNNNNNNNNNNNNNNNNNNNNNNNNNNNNNNNNNNNNNNNNNNNNNNNNNNNNNNNNNNNNNaacaaaaaccggttcaaactggtttgacttgttttttagttttagcttggttttttctggtttttagctTGATTTTTCTAGTATTGGCTCAGTTTTTTGATTTGACtcgcttttttatttttttttgtttgggtttgatttatttatttttcgtttttagttttataaaaccaaaatcaaaaccgGACTTATCCaatttcggttttttttctaaatttaatcagtttaatttagttttttttcatgaaattctATTTATTCTTATGCCttttttataactatttttagcttttttatatttcttaattttttgctgtcttttaatatgtttttttctcaactcAACTAACAAGGAGACAAAAGGCAACAAGTCATGCATCGATCCAGGCCTAGTCTTCAAGACTTGGCCCAgccaaaaagaaattaaatgataggAGCCGGCCTAACCCTCAATAAATCCCTAAGGCCGAATTCTATTTGACAgattaaatctttaaattctGCATTCTTAATTATCAAAGCTCTTTAATGTCTCACCCATAGAAAAAACACCATGAAAGTAACCAGCTACAATCAGCTTGCCCAGAATGAATGCTTGAAAAGGGCATGTTCATGTGAGCGGATGCACTTCACTGAGCTGTCAGCAAAACCGCCTAGAACAATCATGGAACATGAATTAAATCCATCCATCACAGCACGTAATCTTCAAAACTCGTAGTTAGAAGCCAATGGTCGTTACTTATGGTGTCACTGTATACTGCAAGTGAGCTTCTTAAAACAAATTCTGGGAAATTAATAATCATGACACACTTTAATGATGGACTTGCTTAAATTTGGCCAAACACGTTGAATTATCTCTCGATTTGTTTGGttcagattttaaaatatatgttttttaaaaaattattttgctatATATACTAAGTTAATGTAAAAGCCctattcttaaaaattatcaaaacaaacaaacttaaaattattcactatattaaaaaaatgatgttttctattaataaaacaaaagtttaagcattgaaactagtagttttttctttttttaaaaaaaaaaaaaaaatcatggcaaGTATGAGTTTTTGATAAATGTAGTgcataaattttacaaaaatatttttaattaaaaataattaaaataaatttttttttatattagccaatcaaaaccatttaaaaaaaaaacacttgaaaaatatcaattaatgtattttcagaTAAAAACAGGGAAGTTACTGcaatgttaaattattattattgtgtttggtaatattgtataagatatttttatataaaaaaaaattcaattaaaaatatatcaaaataatatattttttaaaaatttttttatattataaaatagtaaaagcataaaatatatcaatttgatatttttattaaaaaaaaaaaacactctaaaaaaaCAACTCTTATAGCCTGTTTGggcattgcggccaaaccggcttttcgaaaaaattcaatttttttttttattgctaaaattgagttgcggtttgtacttttttagatcgttttgatgtgcttatgtcaaaaatgatttttaaaaaataaaaaaatatattattggcaTTTGctttttcagcacgaaaagctattttgaaaaacaatcctaccacactcccaaacacccacACATGAACAAAACTCCCTTATCTGTCGACTTCAAAGGCACAAATTATCATGGATGATCTGAAACCAAATTTGAATTGTGTGTATGctttatgttattttcaagtCATCTAATCAATCAATAAAAGGATATTCAAAGTCAcaagaattgaattaaaaactcAGTTTAGGCAGAAAAACCACAGGTATTCCATGGCGTCTTCCCCGATTGTCCTGCGGCATGTTCGTGTCAAACAAGGGCCAGGTCTGAGTCAGACTCGCACTAAGTTTTGATGACCAACAACGTGCATGGCTCGGATTGGACGAATTCATTGGAGCACGAGTGCActgaatttaacaaataaatccaTTTAATCAATGGACACCGTCCTTTTTTGTGAAGATATTAatgctaaataaataataattaagttacTATCATAATCATATTGCTTTCGCCCTCCTCATGATACCCGTAGAATAGTTATTTTCCTTAaaagatgattaaaaaaaaattaaattgttatgaTTGGAGTAGCTGACTGATGGTCCAAAACCAAGATTTTCCATTGGATAATCCATGCCCCTTTTCAATTATAATGCTTACTTTTCATGAATTTTGATTCCTTGttagatttgaaaaatatccTAGATTGTTTTGTGGGGTAATaatgtaatttgattttttattggatgccGTTCCGGCTTAGGTTTGAATAGAATCTagacaaaattataaataaaatattttattattatttttatgtaagtTTTGATGAGTGAgctcttaaaataatttcaattttgtacttgaaattttttattaaatgaaaacaatctttattttataaaacatataattgataaatatacctaaattatttttatagttttttattaaaaatgaagaGACTTGAATTATTGTCTAAGTGACCCTTAGAACTCTGTTATTCCGATAATATATGATGctacaatttatatttaattttgataagattgaaaaatatcCTAGATTGTTTTTTGGGGGCTAATAATGTAATTTGCCTCTTTTGCCTCTTTATCTGATGCCGTTCTGTCTTAGGTTAAATAAAATcctagataaaattataaataaaatattcttttttatgtaaGTCTAACGATGTCTTAAATAATTTCCATTTTgtactttgaaattttttgttaaatgaaaaaaatcttcattttatAGAAAcatataattgataaatatacctgaattgtttttatagtttttgttaaATGAAGGAGACTTGAATTATTGTCTAAAATGACCCTTAGAACTCTGTTGTTCCGATAATTATATATGATGCTGCTTGATATACAGttacatattaattttgataagatttttttttatttaatcattgatactaattatataatttacagATAATTATCTTCTTATTTATAAAATGCTTTAACATGTCAagcaagataaaataaaacttttataaacaaattacaTAACTTTAATTCTGGTAATTTagtataggtttttttttttggccaaaGTGATAGATTGAAAAActtaacatatattaaaaaaataaaattgatttaactaaagttataataacatattaaaaaattatattattatataaaaaaaaattgagaaaaatttatgttgttttaagaaattacaaatatcgttt
The sequence above is drawn from the Populus alba chromosome 15, ASM523922v2, whole genome shotgun sequence genome and encodes:
- the LOC118046144 gene encoding acidic endochitinase; the encoded protein is MVFQAKTITLLLSIFAVSLCKPSNGAGIAIYWGQGQDGNEGSLADTCNSGNYQFVNVAFLSRFGNDQPPELNLAAHCDPSAGTCTGISNDIRSCQNQGIKVLLSIGGAKGSYSLSSADDAGQVANYIWNNFLGGQSSSRPLGDAILDGVDFDIESVSGQFWDDLARALNGFSQQTKVYLAAAPQCIFPDASLDTAIQTGLFDYVWVQFYNNPSCQYVNDATGLLNAWNQWTAVQSSQIFLGLPAAPEAAPSGGFIPPDVLISQVLPSIKGSPKYGGVMLWSKQYDNGYSAAIKGSV